In Pontimonas salivibrio, the sequence GGTTGAAGGTCTTGCCCGTGCGGTTGAAGACATCAGGGGCCTGTCGGATCCCATCGGCCAGGTCGTTCGTGGCCACCAACTTCCCAACGGTCTACGCGTGCAGCAGGTTCGGGTGCCTTTTGGCGTTGTGGGCGCCATCTACGAAGCCCGACCTAACGTGACCGTCGATATCGCCGCGCTGTGCATTAAAAGCGGTAACGCTGCGGTGCTGCGTGGGGGTAGCCTCGCCGAATCATCTAACCGAGTACTCGTCGACATTATTGGGCAGGCCCTGGCAGGCGCCGGGCTGCCCCGCTCGGCAGTGAGCACCATTGACGAGTTCGGTCGTGAGGGTGCCACCTGGCTCATGCGGGCTAGGGGCCTGATTGATGTGTTGATCCCGCGCGGATCGGCGTCGTTGATTCAGTCCGTGGTCACCGAATCTCAGGTGCCCGTGATTGAAACCGGTGAAGGCAACGTCCATATTTTTGTGGACCAGTCAGCTGATCACACGCAGGCTATTGACATCGTGGTAAACGCAAAAGTGCAACGGCCCAGTGTGTGTAACGCGGTCGAAACCGTACTTGTCCACCACGATGAGGCACCGGGTCTGATCCCGTCGTTAGTAGACGCCTTGAAGGCTCAGGGGGTCACCGTTCACGGTTGCGAGATCACCCAAGGCCTCGCAGAGGTGGAGCCTGCCAGCACAGACGATTGGGCGAGGGAATATCTCTCACTCGACGTAGCCATGAGAGTGGTTGACGACGTCAACGACGCCATCGCTCACATCCAGACCTACTCGACTGGCCACACCGAATCGATTCTCACCGAAAGTGTCACGAGGGCCGAGCAGTTTCTTCGCGAAGTGGACTCTGCCGTGGTGATGGTCAACACGTCGACGAGGTTTACTGACGGTGGTGAGTTTGGTTTTGGTGCCGAGGTGGGTATTTCTACTCAGAAGCTTCACGCCAGGGGCCCCATGGGTCTCCCAGAGCTGACCAGCACGAAATGGATTGTGCGGGGATTAGGCCACACGCGCAGCTAGAGGTCAATCTCGCGGGGCTGTCACACGGTAAGTTAGTAGGACGAGTTATTGGAGGGTGTACTGATGGAGCAAGCCGCGGGCGCTGTTGTCCTTGCCGCAGAGGTGGTTAACGAACTTCCCGTTCCAGCGATTGTGTACGGGCTCGGATTCCTCGTCGCTTTCATCGCGCTCGCCTTTGTGACCTACAGCTACCGAAATGTCGCCAATCGGCACCGGTCCAAGGGTGGTTCACACCAGGGCGGCCAGCACTAGGACCCCATGGCCACCCCTCGACCACCCCGCATCGGGATTATGGGTGGCACGTTCGACCCCATTCACCACGGCCACCTGGTAGCCGCCAGTGAGGTCCAAATGAGTTTGGACCTGGACGAAGTGATTTTTGTGCCCACGGGTCGGCCCGCCGATAAGTCTGGTGTGTCGCCCAGCGAGCATCGTTACCTGATGGCGGTGATCGCCACCGCGTCAAACCCCCGATTTGAGGTCAGCCGCGTCGATATCGATCGGCCGGGGCCCACCTTCACCATCGACACGCTTCGCGATATGCGAGAAAAATATCCGGATGCGGAATTGTTCTTCATTACCGGTGCTGACGCAATTACCCAGGTGCTCAGTTGGCGGGATGCCCCCGTCTTGTGGGAGTTGGCCCACTTTGTTGCCGTCACCCGGCCGGAGCACGAATTGAGTGTTGCCGGTATTCCCGGTGGGGTAGTCAGTGTCTTGGAAGTGCCCGCTTTGGCGATTTCGTCAACCGATTGTCGTAAAAGGGTCGCTGAGGGTAGGCCGCCGTGGTATCTCGTCCCTGACGGTGTGGTTCAATACATCGGCAAGCATGGCCTGTATCGGAGCGACGCATGACACCCAGTGAGGGCAACCCGCTACCGTCCAGGCGCGCCTTGCGGGAAAAAGAAGGGTGGATTACTGGAGCCATCGATCTTCCCGATACCTCAGAAAAACCACCAGGTAATGCCGGAGTTGATCCGGCAGGTGTGAGGCCCCAGGAAGCATCGCCTCTTCCCACACAGCCCCCCGCTACACCAGGGCGGTCGCTCGGTTCACCAACCACCACTCAAGTTGCCCCTCCGGTACCCACAACGCCTACGCCGCCCCTGACTAGACGAGAGCGCCGCGAACAGGATCGCCTCCTTGCGACTGGCGCTATCTCGATTACACCAGAGCCCATAGAAGGGCAACCCACACCAGACCCCGCAGCAGTTTCGCAGGGGATGCCTGACACTCCGGCTAGCTTCTCCAGCGCTCAGGAAACTACCCCCGGATGGTCGCCACCTCCGACGGGGCTTGCGATAAGTTCAGACACCGCTCCGCCGGTTGCCACCCCGCCGGTTGCCACCCCACCAGTTGCCACCCCACCGGTTGCCACCCCACCAGTTGCGGACCCTCCGGTTGCCACCCCACCAGTTGCCACCCCACCGGTTGCCACCCCACCAGTTGCGGACCCTCCGGTTGCCACCCCGGCAGTTTCTGCCCTAACCCCTTCCACCCCAAGCGCTCTCACCCCTAATGCTCTTCAACCCGAGGGTGCAACCGCTCAACGGTCCACGTCCGGGTCCCGGGTCCTCACCCGACGCGAGCGTCGCGAAATGGAGCAGCGCGGCGAGTCCGTGTCGGAAACCGTGCTGAACCCGGTGGGTCCCAATTCAGATCCTCCATCCACAGTGAGTCCCTTACCTGCGGTAGAGGACATCCCAGGCCGTCACCCTGAGCCCGAGCAGCGCGTTGCCGCGGAAGCCGACTATGGACAGTCTCGAGGAGATGGGTCTTCTCACAGCACCGTGTTGCCTCCCGTCTTTGGCCCCACGACCACTCAGGGCGACACCCACACCGCTTCTGCAAGAACAGTCGGCGTAGGTCTGGATGCAACCCATGCCCTGATTCTGCCGGTCGCACCGACAATGGATGTGACCGGGCCAATTGGTGACACTGGTGAAGTGCTGATCACGGGAAATATCCCGTTACCCCGCCACGTCTCAGAACAGGCCCTCACGGGGGCTTTGGAAATGGAAGAGGACCACAGTCCGTATGACCAAGCAGATGGCAGCAGTTTCACCACACCCATCCGTGCAAGTGACACGGTCTCCTTGCGCACTAGCCAAGTGGACCAGCCAATGATTCAGAAGCCTCGGTGGGGTGTCGCCTCCATTGTGTTGGGTTCCTCAGCGGCCATCTTGGGAGTCAGCGCACTGGGGCTACTTGCCTTGGCGCTATTAACCGACATTGTTGATTTGCCTTTCTAGTGGCGAAGACACAGGAATCTGCCCTCCAACTGGCCGCCTCTGCGGCATGGTCAAAGGGTGCGGTGGAACCCGTGGCACTCGATGTGTCGGGCCGGCTCGCGCTTAGTGATTTTTTTCTCATCCTCAGTGGACGCAGTGAGAGAAACACTCGCGCCATTGCCGACGGGATCGAAGAAGAGCTGTTGAGTGCAGGCATCAGGCTGCTGCGGCGCGAGGGTAAAGCCGATGGCCGGTGGATTTTGCTGGATTTTGGGGACTTGATTGTGCACATTTTCCACGAAGAAGAGCGCGGTTTTTACGCGTTAGAGCGGCTGTGGAAGGATTCGCCGGTCGTTCCACTCGATCTTCCAGACGA encodes:
- the rsfS gene encoding ribosome silencing factor, translating into MAKTQESALQLAASAAWSKGAVEPVALDVSGRLALSDFFLILSGRSERNTRAIADGIEEELLSAGIRLLRREGKADGRWILLDFGDLIVHIFHEEERGFYALERLWKDSPVVPLDLPDEPSATSE
- the nadD gene encoding nicotinate-nucleotide adenylyltransferase; translation: MATPRPPRIGIMGGTFDPIHHGHLVAASEVQMSLDLDEVIFVPTGRPADKSGVSPSEHRYLMAVIATASNPRFEVSRVDIDRPGPTFTIDTLRDMREKYPDAELFFITGADAITQVLSWRDAPVLWELAHFVAVTRPEHELSVAGIPGGVVSVLEVPALAISSTDCRKRVAEGRPPWYLVPDGVVQYIGKHGLYRSDA
- a CDS encoding glutamate-5-semialdehyde dehydrogenase, producing MTEHLEANPAFVRLLEDTREASRTLRTQSSAVKDEVLTRLAGLLRERSGDIVEANSLDYERGEAGGIATGLLDRLRLTPERVEGLARAVEDIRGLSDPIGQVVRGHQLPNGLRVQQVRVPFGVVGAIYEARPNVTVDIAALCIKSGNAAVLRGGSLAESSNRVLVDIIGQALAGAGLPRSAVSTIDEFGREGATWLMRARGLIDVLIPRGSASLIQSVVTESQVPVIETGEGNVHIFVDQSADHTQAIDIVVNAKVQRPSVCNAVETVLVHHDEAPGLIPSLVDALKAQGVTVHGCEITQGLAEVEPASTDDWAREYLSLDVAMRVVDDVNDAIAHIQTYSTGHTESILTESVTRAEQFLREVDSAVVMVNTSTRFTDGGEFGFGAEVGISTQKLHARGPMGLPELTSTKWIVRGLGHTRS